Part of the Salmo trutta chromosome 2, fSalTru1.1, whole genome shotgun sequence genome, AGATAAAATCTAAATAGATATAAACTGAAAATAGATGATATAGTTATTCTGGGAACTGTATAAAATATGTAATGTAGACTTCCTTCACCAACTTCCTGTCTTGCATCAGACCACTGTCTCTCCAACTAACTGTGTCTTCTCTCCTCAGTCATCATTGACTTTATATGGTCTTAAACGGCCTTCAGTTGGCTAGTTGAACTCAGCAGTTCCTCTATACTGGAACCCATTAAACAGATGCACTGTGAACTCAACATTCAAAATAAATGGTCCTAAATAAAGAGTTGCCTACATCATTGTATCACCACTATAGTAACAGTTAAACATTTTTCATCCCAGCAAATTCTACAAATATGCAGATAATCAAAGAGCACACAATTATAAATGTAACAAAAGTACCAATAGATAACAGATACACAATGACAATACTGTACATAAAAACACTTAATACCCATTGGAAAAATAATTAGCATGCACCTCTTTTATTCACTTGTGCATAAAGCCCATCTAGGGAGTTAAgaggtggttcctggtcccctctCCGGGTCACGTTGACTTCAGCGTACTCACTCTCCTGTCCCTGGACCCTGTCCTGGGCTGCAGCTGGGGTCTCTTTGGGCCGTAGTTTGGAGAAGTCTATGTCACCATAGTGGATCTCTTCAGGCTGGTCTTCTGCAGGTTCCTCTGGTTTCTCTCCAGCTGTGGCCTGGTCAGCACACACTGTCCCAACCGGGGAGTTCTgtggagagaacacagagagaggaacaggtgtAAAGCTCTAAGCTCAGTCATTTGGAAAACTCTAAGGTCAGCAGGTTACACAACACATACTGAGGGGATGTCAATGAAAATGTCATTTCAACTGACAGGTGTAAAGAGTTACATTTTGCCAGGAAACACTGTCAAAGTCCAACAGCTATTCTGTTATCATTGCATGTTCTTACAGGATGTGGCATTGCTTTCGGTGTGGTCATCTCCCCTAAACTTCCTCTGAAATAATGTTAACCTCATGGCTTTAAATAGTTTCAGCATTAATTCAGTACTTTCTTAGATACATTTTGTAGATGGGTTTTGAAAGTTGAGCCTTATTCCCACCTGTCCATGTGGACTGTCTGTCCTTTCAAGTCCATCGTGGAGCCTCGAGTTTCTCCTCCTGGAAGACATTTAGAAAGGCCTTCTGAATGCACTGAGAGGGTTTTCAAATGCAAAAGCACAAACACAACATAATAATAGTTTTGTATTGATGCCAGGAATAGTTTTTACCATGCAATAACGCAGATCAGGCTGACAAGCAAAATGACCCCCAAAGTTCCTGCTGCAATCCCAAAAACCATTGTGTTAACAGTCTCTTCTTGCCCTGAAAATACAGCACATATTAGGTTATTTCTCACATAAAGATCTGCAATGTACACttcattaccaaaagtatgtggacacctgctcatccaacatctcattccaaaatcatgggcattaatgtcAATGTCATTAAATAGCTGAATCCAcgcatttgaaggggtgtccacatactattgAAAATATAGTGTATATCTAACCTACGATTGTGCCCGACGGGCCGTTTTACCTTTAATAGTTAGCCACACTTCTTTTGACTTGCCACAGCCGTGACTATTTCTTGCTTCACAGTAGTACAGTCCTCCATCACCAACAGTCACATTGAGGGAGTAACTCTGTCCAGATGCTACCTGTGTTGTTTTAACCCCACTGATCTGGAACCAGGTGAAGTTTGTCACAGGAGGGTTGGCTGTACTGCTGCAGGTCAGATTAACACAGCTGCCCACTAATACTGGTTCAGCTGGACTGATGGAGGCCGAGGTGTCCttaggagagactgagggagaggggtTCATTTAGAATGTATCTGGATATGGTATATTGAATAGTCTCATCAAAACCACTCTATTACAATCATCAGTGAAAACATGATAGAATGATCTATTCTACAGGAACCTGTGACTAAATCTTACATGAAACGTTAATCATCATGGTATGTTCAGCTGTCTTGTTGCTTGTCCCTACTGGGTAGACTGCAGTACAAGTGATGTTCTTCTCATGATGAAGGTAAAATGGAGTGAAGGTCACCGTGGAGAGAACTGATTTGGTTTGGTCTGGATTCTCCTGCAGTTGGTTCTCAGTTGTGAACTGTGTTGGGAGAGTCCATGTCAGCTCAGGGGGGTGTTCAGGACAGGGAGCAACAGCAGAGCAGCTCAAACTGACAGGGTTCCCTTCATTCAGCTCACCGGAGACAGTAAGGATGGGACTGGAAGGCAAATCTGTAATACATTGTAGACAAATATATTTTACACTAATAGTTAAACTGTCCACTTGTTCTACTCTTATCTTTGATGCAAGGAATATAAACTGGAAAAAATAGTTGGTAAACAGTTAAATTGTCTCTTACCTCTGACAACTATATCAACAGACGTATCAGTGTCTGTTGCAAGGAATGGTTGTCTCTCAATCCTGAGGTAGTATGTATTAGTGTAATTGGTGGTTACATTGAAGAAGACTGTGGTGCAGTTCTTCTGGGACATGTTTCCAGTTATCTTCCCTTGATATCTGTTGACCGTCTCACTGCTATTAAATATCACTTTGTCCGGACACCCACCAAAGTATGGGTTTTCTTTAATCCACACTCCAGAGATCGGTATTGTGCTGTTAAATGTATTCTTATGTTTGTCAGGAATATCAAATGCACATGGGATTTGCACACAGGAGCCAGTCAGTACATCCAGTCTACCTGGCATTGTGGCTATCAAATCTGGTTGACCAAAGCAGGCCAAAACACCTGCAACATAAAAGACAACATCAGGGAGGTTCTGATATATTTTCAGTTCAGTCTAATGATATGTATTAACCCTTGATGACAGACAGGGGCCGCTGTTTGGAGGCAACTGCACAGCCATCTTGTTACTCCTCCTCCACTGTaaaagctatagaaatgcatttattcatGTCTACATTCGTTATTGACCAGTATATTCTCTTagagacaccttaatgcatacttctAAATTATATTTTGTGACCTGCAACACTTCCTTCAACAGAGAGACACTTGGCTTGCTCCAGCCAATGATTGTATCTCACTGAACTGGTATTATCCAATAACTAATTCATCATTGTATGTGGAACAATTTGAGGAAGCACTCAtctacaaaacaaagacacaccCCCTACTCTCTAAAATCCTCTCATGGAAGAGATACATAGATGATGTCTTTGTGCTCTGGGAAGGAAGTAAGCAGGAACTAAACCAAACTCTGCTAAACGAGAGCTCTGAAAATCTCCAAttcaccatgcagactgatgaGAGAAAAATAAACTACCTGGATTTATGGATCATCAAAGGGAATGATGCCTTACATACAGACTTGTACACAAATTCAACAGACCTCAAAACCCTCCTACGTGTGGATAGTATGAATCCCCTTCccctcaagaatggtctaccatatagccAGTGATGCAGGGTTAAACGAATCTGTTGCCAACAGTCAGATTTTGACAGCAATGCTAAGAACATGAAAAATAAATTCAAAATCAGAGGCTACAAGGAAAAAATTCTTGATGCTGCAACGACGAAAACATTTCGAAAACCAAGAGAGGACTTGCTAAAAAGTTAAACAAAGAAGAAAAACAAAGCAATAGTCTTTTGCACTACGTGTTCagagaaaatgaaagcaatcctgaAAAAGCACTGGAATATTCTACAATCAGACTAAAAAATTGCACACCTCTTCAaagaacccccactggtggtctataagcgtGGTCGCAATATTGGGGATAGCTTAGTGAGATCTGACCTGCCCCCTGAGCCCACTCAGACACTCTTGACACCCATTCCAAATGGGAACTACAAAAGTGGCTCATGCTCACAGTGCAATAGCTTTACAAAAACATCCTtcttcagacacccacatacaggtGGAAAAATCCCTGTTAGGGGTATCATCTCTTGCAAGACAAATGGAGAAATCTATCTCATCACAAGTTCATGTGGAAAAGCCAACTAATTACAAAGAAAACAACAATTAAAACAATGCAGAGCTGAACACTGCAGCTCAATCAGCTGTAAGAACACTGATTATAtagtagcagctcactttgttgaagctacCCATCCCATCTCCTCACTCAAATACACAGGtattgagcatgttgctctaccaaggagaggaggtaacatggagatcctactactacagaggGAGGACTACTGGATTTCCTATTTTAAAACATTGACCCATAGTGGTcggaatattgactttgatctcaggcccttcttCTGAACAATTATTTTTATGAAGAAGTCTTATAAATGAATATATTCTTTCTACAGCCTTTCAGCATAGAAccaatatgttccccctgttgatggtgcttattatgcattatggatgaaccaaaagattacatgtaacaacatttaatgaaattggaaacaattaaatatatgtgaaattaaattaaacaataatgtatgttgatgctaatctTATACTAATGTTAATGATAACAATACGCTAATATATTCAATATGCTGTAAactattattttaacagttttaatcAATTCATTCTAATTAACCTCATAactatgacacacccctcactattgtcattggttgcactagcTGCACTGTATGTCTACCTAACCTGGTTCAAacattcatgacattaccctgaagaaggcacagtgatgccgaaacgttggtgtttAACCCAATGAATTAGTGGGAGATTATATACATAGATTGTGCAACTCTCTTCGTTTTTATAGCTTACATTGTATTcactgttagtcagcacctctac contains:
- the LOC115149644 gene encoding sialic acid-binding Ig-like lectin 12; the encoded protein is MACPENMFFLIVLFMSGVLACFGQPDLIATMPGRLDVLTGSCVQIPCAFDIPDKHKNTFNSTIPISGVWIKENPYFGGCPDKVIFNSSETVNRYQGKITGNMSQKNCTTVFFNVTTNYTNTYYLRIERQPFLATDTDTSVDIVVRDLPSSPILTVSGELNEGNPVSLSCSAVAPCPEHPPELTWTLPTQFTTENQLQENPDQTKSVLSTVTFTPFYLHHEKNITCTAVYPVGTSNKTAEHTMMINVSFSPKDTSASISPAEPVLVGSCVNLTCSSTANPPVTNFTWFQISGVKTTQVASGQSYSLNVTVGDGGLYYCEARNSHGCGKSKEVWLTIKGQEETVNTMVFGIAAGTLGVILLVSLICVIAWRRNSRLHDGLERTDSPHGQNSPVGTVCADQATAGEKPEEPAEDQPEEIHYGDIDFSKLRPKETPAAAQDRVQGQESEYAEVNVTRRGDQEPPLNSLDGLYAQVNKRGAC